The Brassica napus cultivar Da-Ae unplaced genomic scaffold, Da-Ae ScsIHWf_2592;HRSCAF=3340, whole genome shotgun sequence genome contains the following window.
GAATGAGAACAAACGTTGATTATTTGACCTTTAGGTTATGAAGATAATAGATTAATTTACATAACCTAAAGACAGATCTTTTTTGTAGACATTTTTTGTCAACACCGGAAAACATAATCATAGAACAAatatatggtttatagattcGAAATCAGCTGGCATAATCCAAAAAGACAAGAGGACTGGAAACATTACAGTTGAGACTACTTAGTATTGTCCTTgtcaaacaataaaaataacgTACATCCCGACACATTACCTCCTTTTCACATAAGGCACCAATGGTGTCTctcacaaaaaaattcaaaaaattacaaaataaaatatttataaaataatacttttaatttctcaaaatttgagaaactccttcaATAATCTCATTAATAAAAAGGCAACATAGTGTCAcatgtaagaaaataaattaatgacGTCATCATTTAGCATGTAAATTTCACATGTATTAAATTAAGCATGATAATTAATCAGTGCAATGTTTTCTTATTTGTGCTTTTAATTGTAATTAGGAGGAGCTTACCACAGCGTTAAGAGACTACGTAGGAAGAGAAACGCCGGTCTACTTCGCCGGACGTTTAACCGAACACTACAAGAACATATCTCAAACCACCGGAGGTGGACCCGAAATATACCTGAAAAGGGAAGATCTTAGCCACTGTGGGTCCCATAAAATCAACAATGCTCTCGGTCAAGCGATGATAGCCCGGCGGCTTGGTTGCAAGCGTGTTGTGGCAGCAACAGGAGCCGGTCAACAGGGGGTCGCCACGGCGGCTGCTTGTGCGAAGTTCTCCATGGAGTGTACTGTTTTCATGGGAACTGCTGATATAGAGAAACAATCCTCTAATGTACTTTCCATGAAACTGCTTGGTGCTCAGGTATAACTAGTAATTACTCTATAATTAAACTCAACCTAGCCGAAACCGGAGCTGGTCTTGCAACAGGAACTCGTTTTATTTATCCAGAAAAAGCATTATAGAGtcatttcaacaaaaaaaatttcattattgttttttttttggtaaaaaaacattatagtttgtttaacatatatatacattaaaaaaatattgataacatATATATCACATTATAGATTCACATGTATTAAATCTAATGAGGGTCCATTCCCTTTCTAAATATGAACTTATACATAATCGAGCAAGAAATTAATATCTataattaacaataaaattgtgTATGCAAAAATTGcggaaaaatataaactaacacTATTTTTCTTTGATTACTAAAACCATGagttttatttcaaataaatctctcaaaacaacaaaatattcaCATCAAATAAATCTctcaaaacaacaaaatattcaCATATGCGGAACACGGAACTAATTTTTGGGGGTCAAACAGAACATAAAATTCGTTTATCCTGATTTTAATAGGTGAAATCAGTTGAAGGAACATTTAAAGATGCAAGTTCAGAGGCTATTCGAAATTGGGTTGGAAACCTGGAAACCACATACTACTTATCCGGGACGGTGGTAGGACCGCACCCGAGTCCGTTAATGGTACGTGAGTTTCAATCCGTGATTGGGAAAGAGACAAGAAGACAAGCAAAACAACTATGGGGTGGTAAACCTGATGTGTTGGTGGCTTGTGTGGGGAGTGGCTCAAACGCATTGGGATTGTTCCATGAGTTTCTTGGGGATGAGGATGTGCGACTAGTCGGGGTAGAGGCCGCGGGACTGGGTCTGGATTCAGGGAAACATTCAGCTACTTTGGCCGTTGGAGATGTTGGTGTGTATCATGGCTCCATGAGCTACTTATTGCAAGATGATCAAGGACAGATACTTAAACCACATTCCATAGGAGTAGGGTAAGTGGTTAAATTATGTCCTATATGTTGTCTTAAACAGCTGCTCAAACTATAATCCTGGAGTTAAAAGCCACTATTTAGTGATGATGAAAGTCTTTAAAAATCTCTTAAGAAATAtgaactaaattaaataaatatgtctAGGTATATAAATTAGTCTTTTAAGAAAGatgaaactaaataaataagtCTGGTATATTATAgttcttgattttcttttaactctatagataaattaatatatagtcaAAGCATGACATGAGTAGCGAATAAGAAATCTTCTACTGGTATTTGTACTTTTGCATATTTAACGTTAACTTGTACGTCTTTTTATCGTTAAAAAGGTTTACACGTTTATCACATGCAAGTCACCTCTCGTAAGCGGTTATGAACCGGTCTGATTGAACCCTTTTTTTGCCTGGCCGCATCAAAATCGCCAAACTAAGTTTATATACGGTTGGATAACCAAATTAATTATGTGAACCAAAGAGAAGATGTTACATACTAAACCAAAGAGAAGATGTTACATACTAAGCCTCATTAATTATGCTTGATTCGTCGCAGATTAGAGTATCCCGGAGTTGGACCAGAGATTAGCTTTCTGAAAGAAAGCGGAAGAGCCGAGTTCTACACAGCAACAGGCCAAGAAGCCGTTCAAGGTCCCTCTCTATTTATGTTACTTAATATGCtttctttgtaattttttttttctctttgtaatTCTTACAAGAATTTCATTAATTACTTACATAATCTTCTATTATAGCGTGCATGTTATTGAGCAGATTGGAGGGAATAATCCCAGCTTTAGAAGCATCTCACGCGCTGGCGTTCCTCGACAAACTTGTTCCTACTCTGCGCGATGGTGCCAAAGTGGTCGTGAATTGCAGTGGCCGTGGTGACAAAGATCTAGACACTCTCATTCAACGAGGCATGCCTTCTTCTCTTTGTTGATTCACCGAGATGCCACATTTCAACCTACCAGTTACCTAGTGTAATTTTTAGAGGCTTTTTGATATCTATCAATTATCGTCAATTAGTATCTTTAAGTATTAAAATTTGTTgttactaataaaataaaataaatctctcTATTGGATAAAGACTTTCGTTCGATTAACCTTTGATTCTCTGATAAtataagagaagaaagagacgttataaaattataaaataaaatacaagtaTTGAGATGGAGTAATTTGGCTTCCTTCAATCTCTATCTACAGAAAGTCTTCGGCTTTAATTATTGTTCATACTTTTCAACATGTTCGACTGAGTTGACTCGTGAATCATCACTTCTTTCATTGTGTAATCACCACAATTCTTTCTGTGTTCCACACGAACATGGCGACCTTCAAAGAGAATGTGTTCTTCATATCTTCCTACggattttttgtaatatttttgtcTCTCCAAGTTTCACATGTTTCCTCTGCAGTTGACACAATCTCCATCAGTGAATCTCTTTCAGGAGACCAGACCATTGTATTTGACGGTGATGTTTTCTGAACTCGGCCTTTTCAGACCAGGTACTTCTTATTACCACTATAGAGGCATGTGGTACAAACAGTTCTCTCCACGAACTATAGTTTGGGTGGCAAATCCACAATCTCCTGCTCTATACACGATTTCTATCTCCTTAAAAATCTTGAACGGAAGACGCAGCTCGAGTGTCTCGTGCCGTTGATAAGAAACCGTCGTGCATTTGTTGACGCGAATGAGAGTCCTAACGAAGAGATGGTGAGTCCTATCGGTGCAGCTTACGTGGATTCTCTGTTCGCTTTGAAGCCTGTTGAGAGAGGCGGTGAGCTTAAAGATGAAGAGATTGTGACTTTATGTTCGGAGATTGTCTCGGCTGGTACGGACACTAGCGCTACTACGCTTGAGTGGGCGTTACTTCATCTAGTGACCGACCAAAACATACAAGAGAAGCTGTACGAGGAAGTTGTCGGAGCTGTGGGCAAAAACGGCGTCGTTGAAGAGGATGACGTGACGAAAATGCCTTACTTGGAAGCAATAGTGAAAGAGACTCTCCGGAGACATCCTCCGAGACATTTTCTTCTCTCTCACGCCGCCGTTAAAGATACGGAGCTTGGCGGGTATGATATTCCGTCAGGGGCATATGTGGAATTTTACACTGCTTGGGTTACTGAGAACCCGGAGATTTGGTCGGATCCGAGTGAGTTTCGACCCGAGAGGTTTTTACCAGGTGGAGACGGTGTTAATGCTGACTGGACTGGAACACGTGGCGTGACAATGTTGCCTTTTGGTGCGGGTCGTCGGATCTGCCCGGCTTGGTCTTTAGGGATTCTACACATCAACTTGATGCTTGCTAGGATGATCCATTCGTTTAAATGGATCTCTGCTCCGGATTCTCCACCCGACCCGACTGAAACTTACGCGTTTACCGTTGTGATGAAGAATTCGCTCAAAGCTCAGATCATATCAAGGGATTGATGGATATATTCGAACTGGAGCGGTCACGTCGGGTTTGTGATATGTTATGCTTTTGTATGCATGTTTGGTCGCATTGATATTATCTATTAATAGAATGCTTCGTTACTATATAGTCGAAAAACAtcaaggatactgagggaaaaaatcgtcggaatttcgtcggaataacgttattccgacgacataccgacgaaacaagtcatcggaaataattcctcggaatttcttctttcctcggaaatccctcggaattttccgacggaattctgaggaaacaaatttccgaggaaattccgaggatcactagtttgtcggaaatctcctcgaaatataccgagggagaacttcgtcgggatatttcctcggaagttcatcgatcgatgcgtttttggacatatatccatcgatcgatccgtttataaaaaacgttcggaatataccgagggatattccgaggaatatgtccctcggtatattccgaggaacatgtcccttgGTATATTctgaacgtttttttataaacagatcgatcgatggatatatgtccaaaaacgcatcgatcgatcgagtaaaaaatataattaatttcctcgaatgtaaaaaatattaattttttaaaaaaataaaatttttgaaatttaattcgaaaatataaattaaaattaaaattgaaatcatattaattaatattcaaagtttcacaaataaaaataaaacattccgagtttttggaaaaaaaaaactacgggtctggcacgtccgggaacacctcgttcgggtacatcctctgcatcatctccatcatttgctggttcagcctcctctgtgcctcatagcccgcctgttgagccggcatctgggtctccaacaaagatatgcgatcatccttgtccttcaactgagccgtaagtacttctggatcaacaaagggcggtggtgcagaagaaggaggaaccgaccgggtgcgacgacccaaaccgaccaaacgtccctttttctttggaaccgactgaatagaaaatagccaaatttacaaatttaaaccaagaaataaatgaattgaacttttaaaaaaaagaacttacggattcaacgatttcgttgattcgaaaccgggacaagttggtcgaagccgtcgaagcgtcatcctcggtttgaagctgagacacttcgtctaccacctgagtttggaccaggtcgaccacgtccctcacaagaccgtcatcaatctggccggtcttcttgttggtatacgccctcctcattagggcgagatcatcaaccggctcgccatcattttctttcgccttgaaaaaaaacataaattaaagaaacattagaaattagaagaaatgcacaataaattaaaattctgaaactcaaataattgaagaaaaagcggttgaacttaccatgcgatctcccagagtggcaatagattgagcacccaagttatgcttgtagatgcccttccctttacggtcgctcctgcggttggtggagttggtggaagaagtttctttcgtctcttccttatcccaatgcgcacacaactccttccagaccgtgtcgttcatcgactttgggaccttttaatagaaaaaaaagaaaatagtttaataaattaaaaaattgtttaataaattaaatcgaaccttattgatttcccacttcttcttccactcgtggatctgcttcccatagttgtccataactttatggacgaagtggtgatagataaagagcgtctcatcggaattccagttgaactcttgctgaaaaaaaaacataattagtagaaaatttatattaaagattaaaaatacaagtaaaaaattagaatacttaccgcaaactgacgaaaccacagaacctgcttgtcggtagggaagtgagtgaaagtcggatgtcccctgtcgagggccgagtacatcatacggttgatccatgcgctgatcccgttcccggatcggttgaacctaataaaaagaacaaacggttaataatgaatccaaatttaaagaaaaaaaatgtttaattaccacgtttgaccccgtccatgtggatacggagtgagatacggaagatggtcacgaccgggctgttgaaccaactccgcaacactcatcactcccggaggacccggaggagcaggagcggatgcagcagcggaagcgagaggagcaggagcgggtgcagcagagggagatgtatggttggagctgtggggcaaAGGGGAATcttgaaaatggctggaatcccgagaccggctccccgtaccaccacgaccacgacgctgtcgaggccgggtctaatcatcatgagacctgtaaattaaaaaaaaatatttaataaatacagaaatatataaattaattttttttaaaaaaaaatcccaaataatttaatcacaaaaaagatttatagatattaaaaatatttaataaatatataaaaaaagttctaataaacaaaaaatagttttaataaataaaaaatcgtttaataattacaaaaaaatagttttaataatatatatatatatatatattaaaaatatttttaaatcccaaataatagtttttaatcacaaaaaaattttatagatattaaaaaatgttttgtaaaatccaaaaaatcgaatttatatacaaaaaagattttgtaaaatccaaaaaatcaaatttatatagaaaaatcgttttgaaaaatacaaaaatcgattttatatacaaaaatcgattttataaatacaaaaaaaataaaaaaaatataaaaaattctaaatcaattcaacaaaacaaattattcaaccaaatcacaattttaaacctattatacaaccaaatcacaatcctaaccaatcagcctaacaaaaatctatcaaaactacacaaaaacctaacaaatagaacctaagagagtgtgatagggtccttacatgatttgtgtaagagaagggggagatcgccggagatatcgtcggatttcagggggaaatcgccggagagaagagaggagtcgcgcagaggaagaagaaagaaatggggaagaagaaggggctcgtggttataaaacctagggtccgacggacattatccgtcggaattctaatttcaattttcgcgaaatatttgcccggtaaaatgaaaatattccaaggaaattctgacggatagtaaaatatccgtcggaatttcctcggaatattccgaggaaataccgaggaactagtgtttggggtttcaaaacatcaattttttttgccgtatttcatttcttatacaattgtaatgcataccattgaggattctttgtatagatgagcataaaccatgaaataacaaatttcaaaactaattgaaagtattccctttaccgttcattaaaaggtataagtgtttctcttatgttgtgggatttcgttcatacaatcggaaaagttttaattatacggtaaggaacaaatttttgacttcataatgaacgtaagacacttaataagggttatataggtgttattcaaaccgcaaaacgtcgttttcggtttaaaaaccttatttcctcggaatttcctcggattattccgagggaattccgaggaaacccttttcttcctcggaattccgtcggaatattccgaggaaattccgaggaattagtgtttggggtttcaatacgtcaacttttttttataaacggatcgatcgatgtatatatatccaaaaacgcatcgatcgatcactaagatggaccaaagcgtaacaatgtgatcgatcgattagattatcccatcgatcgatcgagaatctcaagcgttcctcggaatgtcctcggaaaatctcgtacgtttttttataaacggatcgatcgatgtatatatatccaaaaacgcatcgatcgatcactaagatggaccaaagcgtaataatgtgatcgatcgattagattatcccatcgatcgatcgaacaAAATCTCGGGAGCCTTTttttaaacgcatcgatcgatccgtatttgtacaaaaacgcatcgatcaatGTGTGTGCGGGAatcagaattataaggcaaaacccaaactttttggatcaaaacctcagaactctcatcccctccgatttcccctataattcgaccctccccccccctcttttctctctctataatcatccgattcgaacaattttgggctctattccccttgattttttgagctctacctgattcctacactcgttttcaccctaagacaggtatactccgcgaatctccacattctcaaatcgtgttcttgagcaattttttgggttttgtgaatttcttatttccgtgttgattctttgatcaaatatgcatgaaacagatgtttaaacatggaatagaacacaattgtctgtgatcaacgagtttggaacatgatttgagatgatttagggattgagaatttttttcaatttggttttttttatcacaactcgcttgttttttatcaaaacatatACTACATACTCACTTGTTTCaaagattctattttgtagagaatgaagcgcacaaaacatcagcaaagaagaacacacaagaagagggttcgtctcagcgagagaagcaaaggccaaagaagtgggataagtctgataccacccactacaacaacatgaagaaggtagccgttccggctacacaactagcatgtcctgagacgatgacaatattgggaatcaaatcagacattgaaggctgttccagaacatgggtctaggccaactatgcaacctcaacgaacccacttatccggagttggtacgccagttcatagcatccgcatacgtcagccatcccgatgatagccatcaggaaggttttctggcattcgtagtgcagaaagtatactttgaggtatctttcacagacctctgcggactatttggattgagtgcaggggagaggacatctggtctttattggacttcagagctgttgaacttctgggaaacgattggcacaggggtttatagatcttctcaggcaaaggagtcacttatccggagcccagtactgagatatgccccacgcctcattggctcattgctatacgggacaaccacagccgcatcagtcacgcaatgggagttgtgcctcctataccaaggtgtgaggcatttgctaccggcatttggaaactctacattcccacctgctactgccttcaacatgggagcggtgctggccgtaaacttagcaggatacaaggggaaagtaaccaaatccaagagcagtgcatgtggatttggtacagtgattactcggatccttacacatgtgggtgtagactgcgagaaccatcaggtagcactggacagatcgaacaacattgcttggaactacctggatgtcatttctctagtaagtaaggagttcatagctggtccccactcgaggatcgatcgggatggtccttacgtctacgtattccaggaccgagcgaagaaaacactctactgccacctgcctcagatcggcctgactgctctactttcagaggctgcagttgagttcctaccccctgctaccgcactagtagacaagccatccttcttcacgccaaaatatcagaccaaaggcaaggccgtggatgatgaagaaggagaagatgaggctgcacaagccattccatatgattcacaaccccatcagctactcccatcagactccagccagtacaagctgcaagagattccaccgaacgccacttcgcgccagcaacaacattggagagatcagagcataaagacaaacaacgacatgctacacaagatctgggctgccatttcacgtatcaggccgtgtcgttgccaaaaggatgatgtagttcatcgggacaactctccatccagctctggttcggattcgagtggtacacacagggtaagaaagaggtccaagagacccaaagatgcaggaacgtctggagcaggagacgaggagtaggagctatgtttttttttcggttaattttgaacttagttttgaacttagttttttttttattttttttcttataggtgttatttttctgttaattttgaacttagttttgacttcataatgaacgtaagacacttaataagggttatataggtgttattcaaaccgtaaaacgttgttttcggtttaaaaaccctatttcctcggaatttcctcggaatattccgagggaattccgaagaaacccttttcttcctcggaattccgtcgaaatattccgaggaaattccgaggaactagtgtttggggtttcaaaacgtcaattttttttttaaaacggttCGAttgatggatatatgtccaaaaacgcatcgatcgatcactaagatggaccaaagcgtaacaatgtgatcgatcgattagattatcccatcgatcgatcgaggatatcaagtgttcctcggaatttcctcggaatattccgaggaaattccgaggaactagtgtttggggtttcaaaatctcgaatgtttttttataaacggatcgatcgatggatttatgtccaaaaatgcatcgatcggtCACTAatatggaccaaagcgtaacaatgtgatcgatcgatgggtatatgtccaaaaacgcatcgatcgatcacta
Protein-coding sequences here:
- the LOC106430438 gene encoding tryptophan synthase beta chain 2, chloroplastic, with product EELTTALRDYVGRETPVYFAGRLTEHYKNISQTTGGGPEIYLKREDLSHCGSHKINNALGQAMIARRLGCKRVVAATGAGQQGVATAAACAKFSMECTVFMGTADIEKQSSNVLSMKLLGAQVKSVEGTFKDASSEAIRNWVGNLETTYYLSGTVVGPHPSPLMVREFQSVIGKETRRQAKQLWGGKPDVLVACVGSGSNALGLFHEFLGDEDVRLVGVEAAGLGLDSGKHSATLAVGDVGVYHGSMSYLLQDDQGQILKPHSIGVGLEYPGVGPEISFLKESGRAEFYTATGQEAVQACMLLSRLEGIIPALEASHALAFLDKLVPTLRDGAKVVVNCSGRGDKDLDTLIQRGMPSSLC
- the LOC106430437 gene encoding cytochrome P450 77A3-like codes for the protein MATFKENVFFISSYGFFLTQSPSVNLFQETRPLYLTVMFSELGLFRPVLSTNYSLGGKSTISCSIHDFYLLKNLERKTQLECLVPLIRNRRAFVDANESPNEEMVSPIGAAYVDSLFALKPVERGGELKDEEIVTLCSEIVSAGTDTSATTLEWALLHLVTDQNIQEKLYEEVVGAVGKNGVVEEDDVTKMPYLEAIVKETLRRHPPRHFLLSHAAVKDTELGGYDIPSGAYVEFYTAWVTENPEIWSDPSEFRPERFLPGGDGVNADWTGTRGVTMLPFGAGRRICPAWSLGILHINLMLARMIHSFKWISAPDSPPDPTETYAFTVVMKNSLKAQIISRD